From the Clostridium sp. Marseille-P299 genome, one window contains:
- a CDS encoding uracil-DNA glycosylase, producing the protein MCKISNDWLDAIGEEFNKPYYKELDNFVKEEYKNHQIFPDVNDIFNAFHYTPLKNVKVVILGQDPYHNIGQAHGLCFSVKPQVDIPPSLVNIYKELQDDLGCYIPNNGYLKKWAEQGVLMLNTVLTVRAHQANSHHGKGWEIFTDSVIKAVNESDQPIVFILWGKPAQSKKKMLTNPKHLILEAPHPSPLSSYRGFFGSKPFSKTNAYLVENGLEPIDWQIENI; encoded by the coding sequence ATGTGTAAAATTAGTAATGATTGGTTAGACGCAATTGGTGAAGAGTTTAATAAGCCATATTATAAGGAGTTAGACAATTTTGTGAAAGAGGAGTATAAGAATCATCAGATTTTTCCTGATGTCAATGATATCTTTAACGCGTTTCATTATACCCCATTAAAGAATGTAAAAGTCGTAATCTTAGGTCAAGATCCATATCATAATATAGGACAGGCACATGGCTTATGCTTTTCTGTTAAGCCACAAGTTGACATACCACCTTCTTTAGTGAATATATATAAAGAGCTTCAAGATGACTTAGGATGCTATATACCGAATAATGGATATTTAAAGAAATGGGCAGAGCAGGGCGTTTTGATGCTAAATACAGTGTTAACAGTAAGAGCACATCAAGCAAATTCTCATCATGGGAAAGGATGGGAGATTTTTACCGACTCAGTAATTAAAGCCGTTAATGAAAGTGATCAGCCAATTGTTTTTATATTGTGGGGAAAACCAGCACAAAGTAAAAAGAAGATGCTAACAAATCCAAAGCATCTTATACTGGAAGCACCTCATCCAAGTCCATTATCTTCTTACCGTGGTTTCTTTGGAAGTAAACCCTTTAGTAAGACAAATGCATATCTTGTTGAAAATGGATTGGAAC
- the hisF gene encoding imidazole glycerol phosphate synthase subunit HisF, with protein sequence MFTKRIIPCLDVHNGRVVKGTNFVDLRDAGDPVEVGAAYGLAGADELVFLDITASSDARVIKLDMVRRVAETVFIPFTVGGGIRTVEDFKIILREGADKIAVNTAAILNPTLISEAALKFGSQCVVVAIDAKKREDNSGWNIYKNGGRVDIGIDAVEWAMKANELGAGEILLTSMDCDGTKDGYDLELTKIISENVSIPVIASGGAGKAEDFYEALTIGKADAALAASLFHFKELEIKEVKEYLRDKGVSVRL encoded by the coding sequence ATGTTTACAAAGAGAATAATACCATGTCTTGACGTTCATAATGGCCGTGTTGTAAAGGGTACAAATTTTGTTGATTTAAGGGACGCAGGGGATCCTGTTGAAGTTGGAGCGGCTTATGGTCTTGCTGGAGCAGATGAACTTGTTTTTTTAGACATTACAGCCTCCTCGGATGCAAGAGTAATTAAACTAGATATGGTCCGAAGAGTTGCAGAAACAGTTTTTATTCCTTTTACTGTTGGTGGTGGTATACGAACCGTGGAAGATTTTAAAATAATATTAAGAGAAGGAGCAGATAAGATAGCAGTAAATACAGCTGCAATATTAAATCCGACTCTTATTTCAGAAGCAGCTCTAAAGTTTGGAAGCCAGTGTGTTGTAGTAGCGATTGATGCGAAAAAGCGAGAAGATAATAGTGGCTGGAATATTTATAAAAATGGCGGAAGAGTTGATATTGGGATTGATGCTGTTGAATGGGCGATGAAAGCAAATGAACTTGGAGCAGGTGAGATTTTACTTACAAGTATGGATTGCGATGGTACAAAAGACGGATATGATTTAGAATTAACGAAAATTATTTCAGAGAATGTTTCCATTCCTGTAATTGCCTCTGGTGGAGCTGGAAAGGCTGAGGATTTTTATGAAGCATTAACCATAGGGAAAGCAGATGCGGCATTGGCTGCTTCTTTGTTTCACTTTAAAGAATTAGAAATAAAGGAAGTAAAAGAATACCTAAGAGATAAAGGTGTTAGTGTACGTTTATAG
- the hisH gene encoding imidazole glycerol phosphate synthase subunit HisH yields MIAIIDYDAGNLKSVEKAFLHIGEEAIITRNQDEILSADKVILPGVGAFGDAMHKLHSYHLVDTIKKVVDNGTPLLGICLGLQLLFESSEESVGVKGLSILEGEIVKIPENNELKIPHIGWNSLEVREGAKLFQGLPQNPYVYFVHSYYLKAKNENEVAATTDYSTVIHASVEKDNIYGCQFHPEKSGDVGLQILRNFAKLA; encoded by the coding sequence ATGATTGCTATTATTGATTATGATGCAGGGAATTTAAAAAGTGTAGAAAAAGCATTTCTACATATAGGGGAAGAAGCAATTATAACAAGGAATCAAGATGAAATTCTAAGTGCTGACAAAGTAATTTTACCTGGTGTAGGTGCTTTTGGTGATGCAATGCATAAATTACATAGCTATCATCTAGTTGATACGATAAAGAAAGTAGTAGATAATGGAACACCTCTTCTTGGAATTTGTTTAGGTTTACAGCTTTTGTTTGAAAGCAGTGAAGAAAGCGTTGGAGTAAAAGGGCTCTCAATTCTTGAAGGAGAGATTGTCAAAATTCCAGAGAATAATGAACTTAAAATTCCACATATAGGATGGAATTCACTAGAGGTGAGAGAAGGAGCAAAGTTGTTTCAAGGCTTACCTCAAAACCCATATGTTTATTTTGTTCACTCTTATTATTTAAAAGCAAAGAATGAAAATGAAGTTGCAGCAACTACGGATTACAGTACAGTGATCCATGCATCGGTGGAGAAGGATAATATTTATGGTTGTCAATTCCATCCTGAAAAGAGTGGAGATGTTGGATTACAAATTTTAAGAAACTTTGCAAAGTTAGCATAG
- a CDS encoding chemotaxis protein yields the protein MDKGILLESGTNELEILEFMVGNNHYGINVAKVKEIIPYKKSTPVPNAHPFIEGIFMPRDYIITIVDLTKTLGLPQKEDTSQDMYIITYFNQINVAFHVDRVLGIHRVSWEDIKKPDATLNHAGNSVATGIVKLNDDLILILDFEKIVTDISPETGLKVSDVEGKQNRQRVHKPILIAEDSPLLSHLIHDSLIKSGYENIITTMNGQEAWEKLNEFRDEENLLDKVSLVISDIEMPQMDGHRLTKLIKEDPVLKQIPVVIFSSLINAEMRRKGESLGADAQLSKPEIGQLVDTLDKLLLK from the coding sequence ATGGACAAGGGAATTTTACTAGAAAGTGGAACAAATGAATTAGAGATTCTGGAGTTTATGGTAGGGAATAATCATTATGGAATAAATGTAGCAAAGGTAAAGGAGATTATACCATATAAAAAATCCACGCCTGTACCCAATGCTCATCCTTTTATTGAAGGAATCTTTATGCCAAGGGATTATATCATTACAATTGTAGATTTAACAAAGACATTGGGATTACCACAAAAAGAGGATACGTCTCAAGATATGTATATCATTACATATTTTAATCAAATAAATGTAGCATTTCATGTGGATCGTGTATTAGGTATTCATAGAGTAAGCTGGGAAGATATTAAAAAACCGGATGCTACACTAAATCATGCAGGAAATAGTGTTGCAACAGGTATCGTAAAATTGAATGATGATTTGATTTTAATCTTGGATTTTGAAAAAATTGTTACAGATATAAGCCCTGAAACCGGATTGAAAGTTTCTGATGTTGAGGGAAAACAAAATAGACAAAGAGTTCATAAACCAATCTTAATTGCAGAAGATTCTCCACTTCTTAGTCATTTAATACATGATAGTTTAATTAAATCAGGCTACGAAAATATTATAACTACTATGAATGGACAGGAAGCTTGGGAAAAATTGAATGAATTTAGAGATGAGGAGAACCTGCTTGATAAGGTTTCATTAGTTATTTCAGACATAGAGATGCCACAGATGGATGGGCATAGACTAACAAAGCTTATTAAAGAAGATCCTGTTCTTAAGCAAATTCCAGTTGTTATTTTTTCCTCCCTCATTAATGCAGAGATGAGAAGAAAAGGAGAGTCACTTGGTGCAGATGCACAATTATCAAAACCTGAAATAGGACAGCTTGTTGATACATTGGATAAGTTATTATTAAAATAG
- a CDS encoding YdeI/OmpD-associated family protein, producing MQKKFTAIIQQHEGINGAYIEIPFDVNEVFGAKRVKVLATFDGVPYRGSIVRMNNCYMIGIPQAIRKKIVKDFGASIVVTIEKDEEERIVEIPDEFQALLDKEPKAKETYAQLSFTGKKEYIRWITEAKKQETRINRMEKAISLLIEGKKLR from the coding sequence ATGCAAAAGAAATTTACAGCAATTATACAGCAACACGAAGGCATTAATGGTGCTTACATTGAGATTCCTTTTGATGTAAACGAAGTATTCGGAGCGAAAAGAGTAAAGGTTCTTGCCACGTTTGACGGAGTTCCTTATCGTGGCTCTATTGTAAGAATGAATAACTGCTATATGATTGGAATACCACAGGCAATACGTAAAAAAATTGTGAAAGACTTTGGTGCAAGTATTGTAGTTACTATAGAAAAGGATGAAGAAGAACGTATCGTTGAAATCCCTGATGAATTTCAAGCATTACTCGATAAAGAACCAAAAGCTAAGGAAACTTATGCTCAATTATCTTTTACAGGAAAAAAAGAGTATATCCGTTGGATTACCGAAGCAAAAAAGCAAGAAACTAGAATAAATAGAATGGAAAAGGCTATTTCATTACTTATAGAAGGAAAGAAATTGCGCTAA